CTCTTCGGCAAGTTGCAGCGGCGGTTGCTCGGGACTGGTCGTAAATACCGCCGAGGTCTTGGGCGGCGTCGTCGGCCCTGCGCCGGGCACCAGCACGCCAGCCGCGGCGAAAAGTCCGGCCGACAAAAAGATCGCCGCCGGCAATGTCAGCACCCAGGCCAAACCGATCTTGCGGACGGTATCTCCCTGGATTCCTGTGCTATTGGCCAGCATTGTGCCTGCGACGCCCGAGGAAAGCACATGGGTGGTGCTGACGGGCATGTGAAAGCGATCGGCGATTCCAATTGTGGCCGCAGCGACAATTTCAGCCGCCGCCCCTTGGGCGTAAGTCATGTGTGACTTGCCGATCTTTTCGGCCACGGTAACGACGATTCGCTTGTAACCCACCGTCGTACCAATTCCTAAGGCGAGCGCCACGCTGATAATGAGTAGGGGACGAATTCAATGGCCCGCGTGAACTCTCGCTGATGGGCAGCCAACGCGGCGTGTGTTTCGGGAGTGAGCTTGGAGTCGCCCAGTGTCCTGCGAAAGCGGAATATCGATTGGCGGACGGTCCAACGCTCGTCGGGCGACACGTCAGCCAGCGATTCTTTGCCTGCCAATGCGCTGGCAATCACCTGCATATCGGGGCGGACTTTGGCGGCCACCTCGGGAGATTCTTGCTCGATGATCTGGTCGATCTCGACGGCGGCCGTGCGCAGAT
The window above is part of the Pirellulales bacterium genome. Proteins encoded here:
- a CDS encoding inorganic phosphate transporter, coding for MGYKRIVVTVAEKIGKSHMTYAQGAAAEIVAAATIGIADRFHMPVSTTHVLSSGVAGTMLANSTGIQGDTVRKIGLAWVLTLPAAIFLSAGLFAAAGVLVPGAGPTTPPKTSAVFTTSPEQPPLQLAEEAL